A section of the Ranitomeya imitator isolate aRanImi1 chromosome 7, aRanImi1.pri, whole genome shotgun sequence genome encodes:
- the LOC138644457 gene encoding uncharacterized protein: MMERRSGIRCSALQLRKKWANLRYKKPQQLAELRAETRRERRQRAPPAPATGSSATSSRPQPRMSQRLRREQPPAIASSASSDNSGSPHPGTSHAVIRARSISTPPQATTPPFRHPSSSLGSVAFSPEASIPAAAVARARGWVVSSSYSGDDQQASLLQSPTLRELLAQQRRMERTAALLLEQVKQQGRTLRHLLAHRRGRN; encoded by the exons ATGATGGAGAGGAGGTCCGGCATCCGCTGCAGTGCGCTGCAGCTTCGGAAAAAATGGGCCAACCTCCGCTACAAGAAGCCACAGCAGCTGGCAGAGTTGCGGgcggagacaaggcgag AGAGACGGCAACGGGCACCACCAGCTCCAGCCACCGGTTCATCCGCCACCAGCAGCCGCCCACAGCCTCGGATGTCAC agagacTGCGGCGAGAACAGCCACCTGCCATTGCCAGTAGCGCttcgtcagacaacagcggcagcccACATCccgggacgtcac acgcagtaataagGGCCAGGAGCATTAGCACCCCACCGCAGGCCACAACACCGCCCTTCCGCCACCCATCTTCCTCCCTCGGGTCGGTGGCATTCTCCCCAGAGGCGAGCattc ctgcggcaGCTGTGGCCCGAGCgaggggatgggtggtcagcagctctTACTCCGGGGATGACCaacaggcgtcccttctcc aatcaCCCACCTTGAGAGAGCTGCTGGCCCAGCAGCGAAGAATGGAAAGGACAGCTGCGCTCCTGCTGGAGCAAGTGAAGCAGCAgggccgcacgctgcgacacctcttagcCCACCGCCGTGGGAGGAATTAA
- the CCNT2 gene encoding cyclin-T2 isoform X1, translated as MADCREPNPCWFFTREQLESSPSRRSGVEADKELSYRQQAANLIQDMGQRLNVSQLTINTAIVYMHRFYMHHSFTKYHRNIISPTALFLAAKVEEQPRKLEHVIKVCHACLNPNDPQLDAKSDIYLQQAQELVILETVLLQTLGFEITIEHPHTDVVKCTQLVRASKDLAQTSYFMATNSLHLTTFCLQHKPTVIACVCIHLACKWSNWEIPVSTDGKNWWEYVDQTVTLELLDELTHEFLQILEKTPSRLKKIRNWRASQAASRKSKSDGQLDGALLNSSLSHNSILVDPVAGIPASASFPKASSSAFPAPVALNSGSMPIQASHNAEELAMLAMPGTSYTIASHHEWPQHPEQPRTDQVYGHKQESSLPSAQYNMTALQLHPGLQHRPEKGSEHSLKPEHAHKSSSGKHHGQIYAPPMNMSHKMSLDKYREKRKLETVDVDIRDPISTVHIDHQQQHKRHTQASGSVASPIKMKIPLSSGEKTEKLYSEKKDKSGSLKLRIPIPPTERTSCKDDLKMKIKVSSDRHSSSDEGSGKSKHSSPHVSKEHKDKHNSSNRHHGSSHKYSHSHYSSASSNNSNKLCMDGLPTTVLRSPVRVPNDGGAPSSSSSRKRPHSNDASYNHHSKMSKSSKSSGTSSSSVKQYISSHNTVLNHPLLPPPPVTYQVGYGHLSTLVKLDKKPVESNGPDASHEYGANSQHMDYKDTFDMLDSLLSAQGMNM; from the exons ATGGCGGACTGCCGAGAGCCGAATCCTTGCTGGTTCTTCACCCGGGAGCAGCTGGAGAGCAGCCCGTCCAGGCGCAGCGGAGTGGAGGCCGATAAGGAGCTGTCGTACCGGCAACAAGCTGCCAACCTCATCCAGGACATGGGGCAGCGACTCAACGT ATCCCAGCTCACCATCAACACTGCCATTGTTTACATGCACCGCTTCTATATGCATCATTCTTTTACCAAATACCACAGAAAT aTAATATCTCCTACTGCATTGTTCCTGGCTGCTAAAGTGGAGGAACAGCCACGAAAACTTGAACATGTCATTAAAGTATGTCATGCTTGTCTTAATCCAAACGATCCACAGCTGGATGCAAAAAGTGAT atTTATCTACAGCAAGCTCAAGAGCTGGTTATACTTGAAACTGTTCTGCTACAGACCTTAG GCTTCGAGATCACTATCGAACATCCGCATACAGATGTCGTTAAATGCACCCAATTAGTGAGAG caaGCAAGGATTTGGCACAGACATCCTATTTCATGGCTACCAACAG CCTTCACCTCACAACGTTCTGCCTTCAGCATAAGCCTACAGTAATCGCCTGTGTGTGCATCCACCTTGCCTGCAAGTGGTCAAACTGGGAGATACCAGTATCTACAGACGGGAAGAACTGGTGGGAATATGTGGACCAGACGGTGACCCTGGAATTGTTGGATG AACTGACACATGAATTTCTGCAAATTCTTGAGAAGACGCCCAGTCGATTGAAGAAGATTCGAAACTGGAGG gccaGTCAGGCGGCTAGTAGGAAATCCAAGTCTGACGGTCAGCTTGATGGCGCTCTACTGAATTCTTCGCTCAGCCACAACTCGATTTTGGTGGACCCCGTAGCTGGTATCCCTGCAAGTGCCAGTTTTCCAAAGGCTTCATCGTCTGCATTTCCTGCACCGGTAGCTCTGAACTCAGGAAGCATGCCAATCCAGGCATCCCACAACGCAGAGGAGCTGGCCATGTTGGCAATGCCTGGTACATCCTACACAATCGCATCTCATCACGAATGGCCTCAACATCCGGAGCAGCCTAGGACAGACCAAGTGTATGGCCATAAACAAGAGAGCTCCCTGCCATCTGCTCAGTACAATATGACGGCTCTCCAGCTCCACCCTGGCTTACAACATCGGCCCGAAAAGGGTTCTGAGCATTCGCTTAAGCCAGAACATGCTCATAAGTCATCTAGCGGCAAACATCACGGACAGATCTATGCCCCCCCTATGAACATGTCTCATAAAATGTCTTTGGACAAATATCGGGAAAAGCGCAAACTTGAAACTGTCGACGTGGATATTCGAGATCCAATTTCAACAGTCCACATAGACCATCAGCAACAGCATAAAAGGCATACCCAAGCGTCTGGCAGCGTTGCATCTCCTATCAAAATGAAAATTCCGCTTTCCAGCGGCGAAAAGACCGAAAAACTTTACTCGGAGAAAAAAGATAAGAGCGGTTCCCTGAAGCTGCGGATACCCATCCCTCCCACGGAGAGAACGTCCTGCAAAGATGACTTGAAAATGAAAATTAAGGTTTCTTCGGACAGACACAGCTCATCCGACGAGGGCAGCGGAAAGAGTAAGCACTCAAGTCCGCACGTGAGCAAAGAACACAAGGACAAGCACAATTCTTCCAATCGACACCACGGTAGCAGCCACAAGTATTCGCATTCACACTACAGCAGTGCGAGCAGCAACAACAGCAATAAGCTCTGTATGGACGGACTGCCTACAACTGTTTTACGGAGTCCCGTTAGGGTGCCCAACGATGGTGGTGCCCCGAGCTCCAGCTCTTCAAGAAAGAGGCCGCATTCCAATGACGCCTCTTACAACCACCACTCCAAAATGAGCAAAAGTTCCAAAAGTTCAGGTACTAGTTCTTCCTCTGTTAAGCAGTATATATCCTCTCACAACACTGTTCTTAACCATCCCTTACTCCCTCCTCCCCCTGTCACATACCAGGTGGGCTACGGGCATCTCAGCACCCTCGTGAAACTGGACAAGAAGCCAGTGGAGAGCAACGGCCCTGATGCCAGTCACGAGTACGGTGCAAACAGCCAGCATATGGACTACAAAGATACTTTTGACATGCTCGATTCGCTGTTAAGTGCCCAAGGAATGAACATGTGA
- the CCNT2 gene encoding cyclin-T2 isoform X2, translated as MADCREPNPCWFFTREQLESSPSRRSGVEADKELSYRQQAANLIQDMGQRLNVSQLTINTAIVYMHRFYMHHSFTKYHRNIISPTALFLAAKVEEQPRKLEHVIKVCHACLNPNDPQLDAKSDIYLQQAQELVILETVLLQTLGFEITIEHPHTDVVKCTQLVRASKDLAQTSYFMATNSLHLTTFCLQHKPTVIACVCIHLACKWSNWEIPVSTDGKNWWEYVDQTVTLELLDELTHEFLQILEKTPSRLKKIRNWRASQAASRKSKSDGQLDGALLNSSLSHNSILVDPVAGIPASASFPKASSSAFPAPVALNSGSMPIQASHNAEELAMLAMPGTSYTIASHHEWPQHPEQPRTDQVYGHKQESSLPSAQYNMTALQLHPGLQHRPEKGSEHSLKPEHAHKSSSGKHHGQIYAPPMNMSHKMSLDKYREKRKLETVDVDIRDPISTVHIDHQQQHKRHTQASGSVASPIKMKIPLSSGEKTEKLYSEKKDKSGSLKLRIPIPPTERTSCKDDLKMKIKVSSDRHSSSDEGSGKSKHSSPHVSKEHKDKHNSSNRHHGSSHKYSHSHYSSASSNNSNKLCMDGLPTTVLRSPVRVPNDGGAPSSSSSRKRPHSNDASYNHHSKMSKSSKSSDYLEVFDPLSSMMLPPPLLPLICTESFDGSESLAIPMEGHKSNLEHYLSMESHNYSHQHGLH; from the exons ATGGCGGACTGCCGAGAGCCGAATCCTTGCTGGTTCTTCACCCGGGAGCAGCTGGAGAGCAGCCCGTCCAGGCGCAGCGGAGTGGAGGCCGATAAGGAGCTGTCGTACCGGCAACAAGCTGCCAACCTCATCCAGGACATGGGGCAGCGACTCAACGT ATCCCAGCTCACCATCAACACTGCCATTGTTTACATGCACCGCTTCTATATGCATCATTCTTTTACCAAATACCACAGAAAT aTAATATCTCCTACTGCATTGTTCCTGGCTGCTAAAGTGGAGGAACAGCCACGAAAACTTGAACATGTCATTAAAGTATGTCATGCTTGTCTTAATCCAAACGATCCACAGCTGGATGCAAAAAGTGAT atTTATCTACAGCAAGCTCAAGAGCTGGTTATACTTGAAACTGTTCTGCTACAGACCTTAG GCTTCGAGATCACTATCGAACATCCGCATACAGATGTCGTTAAATGCACCCAATTAGTGAGAG caaGCAAGGATTTGGCACAGACATCCTATTTCATGGCTACCAACAG CCTTCACCTCACAACGTTCTGCCTTCAGCATAAGCCTACAGTAATCGCCTGTGTGTGCATCCACCTTGCCTGCAAGTGGTCAAACTGGGAGATACCAGTATCTACAGACGGGAAGAACTGGTGGGAATATGTGGACCAGACGGTGACCCTGGAATTGTTGGATG AACTGACACATGAATTTCTGCAAATTCTTGAGAAGACGCCCAGTCGATTGAAGAAGATTCGAAACTGGAGG gccaGTCAGGCGGCTAGTAGGAAATCCAAGTCTGACGGTCAGCTTGATGGCGCTCTACTGAATTCTTCGCTCAGCCACAACTCGATTTTGGTGGACCCCGTAGCTGGTATCCCTGCAAGTGCCAGTTTTCCAAAGGCTTCATCGTCTGCATTTCCTGCACCGGTAGCTCTGAACTCAGGAAGCATGCCAATCCAGGCATCCCACAACGCAGAGGAGCTGGCCATGTTGGCAATGCCTGGTACATCCTACACAATCGCATCTCATCACGAATGGCCTCAACATCCGGAGCAGCCTAGGACAGACCAAGTGTATGGCCATAAACAAGAGAGCTCCCTGCCATCTGCTCAGTACAATATGACGGCTCTCCAGCTCCACCCTGGCTTACAACATCGGCCCGAAAAGGGTTCTGAGCATTCGCTTAAGCCAGAACATGCTCATAAGTCATCTAGCGGCAAACATCACGGACAGATCTATGCCCCCCCTATGAACATGTCTCATAAAATGTCTTTGGACAAATATCGGGAAAAGCGCAAACTTGAAACTGTCGACGTGGATATTCGAGATCCAATTTCAACAGTCCACATAGACCATCAGCAACAGCATAAAAGGCATACCCAAGCGTCTGGCAGCGTTGCATCTCCTATCAAAATGAAAATTCCGCTTTCCAGCGGCGAAAAGACCGAAAAACTTTACTCGGAGAAAAAAGATAAGAGCGGTTCCCTGAAGCTGCGGATACCCATCCCTCCCACGGAGAGAACGTCCTGCAAAGATGACTTGAAAATGAAAATTAAGGTTTCTTCGGACAGACACAGCTCATCCGACGAGGGCAGCGGAAAGAGTAAGCACTCAAGTCCGCACGTGAGCAAAGAACACAAGGACAAGCACAATTCTTCCAATCGACACCACGGTAGCAGCCACAAGTATTCGCATTCACACTACAGCAGTGCGAGCAGCAACAACAGCAATAAGCTCTGTATGGACGGACTGCCTACAACTGTTTTACGGAGTCCCGTTAGGGTGCCCAACGATGGTGGTGCCCCGAGCTCCAGCTCTTCAAGAAAGAGGCCGCATTCCAATGACGCCTCTTACAACCACCACTCCAAAATGAGCAAAAGTTCCAAAAGTTCAG
- the CCNT2 gene encoding cyclin-T2 isoform X3: MADCREPNPCWFFTREQLESSPSRRSGVEADKELSYRQQAANLIQDMGQRLNVSQLTINTAIVYMHRFYMHHSFTKYHRNIISPTALFLAAKVEEQPRKLEHVIKVCHACLNPNDPQLDAKSDIYLQQAQELVILETVLLQTLGFEITIEHPHTDVVKCTQLVRASKDLAQTSYFMATNSLHLTTFCLQHKPTVIACVCIHLACKWSNWEIPVSTDGKNWWEYVDQTVTLELLDELTHEFLQILEKTPSRLKKIRNWRASQAASRKSKSDGQLDGALLNSSLSHNSILVDPVAGIPASASFPKASSSAFPAPVALNSGSMPIQASHNAEELAMLAMPGTSYTIASHHEWPQHPEQPRTDQVYGHKQESSLPSAQYNMTALQLHPGLQHRPEKGSEHSLKPEHAHKSSSGKHHGQIYAPPMNMSHKMSLDKYREKRKLETVDVDIRDPISTVHIDHQQQHKRHTQASGSVASPIKMKIPLSSGEKTEKLYSEKKDKSGSLKLRIPIPPTERTSCKDDLKMKIKVSSDRHSSSDEGSGKSKHSSPHVSKEHKDKHNSSNRHHGSSHKYSHSHYSSASSNNSNKLCMDGLPTTVLRSPVRVPNDGGAPSSSSSRKRPHSNDASYNHHSKMSKSSKSSGGLRASQHPRETGQEASGEQRP; this comes from the exons ATGGCGGACTGCCGAGAGCCGAATCCTTGCTGGTTCTTCACCCGGGAGCAGCTGGAGAGCAGCCCGTCCAGGCGCAGCGGAGTGGAGGCCGATAAGGAGCTGTCGTACCGGCAACAAGCTGCCAACCTCATCCAGGACATGGGGCAGCGACTCAACGT ATCCCAGCTCACCATCAACACTGCCATTGTTTACATGCACCGCTTCTATATGCATCATTCTTTTACCAAATACCACAGAAAT aTAATATCTCCTACTGCATTGTTCCTGGCTGCTAAAGTGGAGGAACAGCCACGAAAACTTGAACATGTCATTAAAGTATGTCATGCTTGTCTTAATCCAAACGATCCACAGCTGGATGCAAAAAGTGAT atTTATCTACAGCAAGCTCAAGAGCTGGTTATACTTGAAACTGTTCTGCTACAGACCTTAG GCTTCGAGATCACTATCGAACATCCGCATACAGATGTCGTTAAATGCACCCAATTAGTGAGAG caaGCAAGGATTTGGCACAGACATCCTATTTCATGGCTACCAACAG CCTTCACCTCACAACGTTCTGCCTTCAGCATAAGCCTACAGTAATCGCCTGTGTGTGCATCCACCTTGCCTGCAAGTGGTCAAACTGGGAGATACCAGTATCTACAGACGGGAAGAACTGGTGGGAATATGTGGACCAGACGGTGACCCTGGAATTGTTGGATG AACTGACACATGAATTTCTGCAAATTCTTGAGAAGACGCCCAGTCGATTGAAGAAGATTCGAAACTGGAGG gccaGTCAGGCGGCTAGTAGGAAATCCAAGTCTGACGGTCAGCTTGATGGCGCTCTACTGAATTCTTCGCTCAGCCACAACTCGATTTTGGTGGACCCCGTAGCTGGTATCCCTGCAAGTGCCAGTTTTCCAAAGGCTTCATCGTCTGCATTTCCTGCACCGGTAGCTCTGAACTCAGGAAGCATGCCAATCCAGGCATCCCACAACGCAGAGGAGCTGGCCATGTTGGCAATGCCTGGTACATCCTACACAATCGCATCTCATCACGAATGGCCTCAACATCCGGAGCAGCCTAGGACAGACCAAGTGTATGGCCATAAACAAGAGAGCTCCCTGCCATCTGCTCAGTACAATATGACGGCTCTCCAGCTCCACCCTGGCTTACAACATCGGCCCGAAAAGGGTTCTGAGCATTCGCTTAAGCCAGAACATGCTCATAAGTCATCTAGCGGCAAACATCACGGACAGATCTATGCCCCCCCTATGAACATGTCTCATAAAATGTCTTTGGACAAATATCGGGAAAAGCGCAAACTTGAAACTGTCGACGTGGATATTCGAGATCCAATTTCAACAGTCCACATAGACCATCAGCAACAGCATAAAAGGCATACCCAAGCGTCTGGCAGCGTTGCATCTCCTATCAAAATGAAAATTCCGCTTTCCAGCGGCGAAAAGACCGAAAAACTTTACTCGGAGAAAAAAGATAAGAGCGGTTCCCTGAAGCTGCGGATACCCATCCCTCCCACGGAGAGAACGTCCTGCAAAGATGACTTGAAAATGAAAATTAAGGTTTCTTCGGACAGACACAGCTCATCCGACGAGGGCAGCGGAAAGAGTAAGCACTCAAGTCCGCACGTGAGCAAAGAACACAAGGACAAGCACAATTCTTCCAATCGACACCACGGTAGCAGCCACAAGTATTCGCATTCACACTACAGCAGTGCGAGCAGCAACAACAGCAATAAGCTCTGTATGGACGGACTGCCTACAACTGTTTTACGGAGTCCCGTTAGGGTGCCCAACGATGGTGGTGCCCCGAGCTCCAGCTCTTCAAGAAAGAGGCCGCATTCCAATGACGCCTCTTACAACCACCACTCCAAAATGAGCAAAAGTTCCAAAAGTTCAG GTGGGCTACGGGCATCTCAGCACCCTCGTGAAACTGGACAAGAAGCCAGTGGAGAGCAACGGCCCTGA